From the genome of Campylobacter concisus, one region includes:
- a CDS encoding RNB domain-containing ribonuclease, protein MKEFLTSLLVGIKEKEVSNEDKEILRNLLNLGAVSSNKDKFYLNNGYVCGKLDISQNATGFIMPFDKRFKQDIIVENKNLNNSHLGDIVLAKLLPLKKKRQSAKIVMSLKLANETSVVYTKRFGAAILGVNLKTGLSTTLKATQKSLKMLPLRTLLKINNLNNEIVEVLGNLEDPLSDEKISLAIYNKNDKFSEACELEAKAFGDEVDASMYPNRVDLRNLEFCTIDPVDAKDFDDAIYFDEKKREIYVAIADVSEYVTAYSAIDSEAKKRGFSIYFPHISVPMLPRALSENICSLKPDVPRLAFCFKISLDANNEVKKEELFEAIILSKRRFNYDEIDEILEGKRECEISWVKLLFKLTTKLRKKRLLHAFEFRTKELRMSLDEEGQILQTRFESDSDSHRLVEDCMLLANKAAAKLITKGVFRNHASPDFKKIDTLLEDLQLLGLDFTYENDLANLIRKVQLKADELGNREEIDKLIIKSQKKAEYSSENLGHFGLGFDRYTHFTSPIRRYSDLILHRLLKAKISKDDKLYNFLLLNIQSTCANLSELEREADKVAYDFMDRKFARWAAANIGKEVRCYVSENQNVLVAKLDDYFVGARIFITGYSANLLQKLVVKITEADIASAKIFAKVVRKIDV, encoded by the coding sequence GTGAAAGAATTTCTAACATCACTACTAGTTGGCATCAAGGAAAAAGAAGTTTCAAACGAAGATAAAGAGATTTTACGAAATCTCTTAAATCTTGGTGCTGTAAGCTCTAATAAAGATAAATTTTACCTAAACAATGGCTACGTCTGCGGCAAGCTAGACATCAGTCAAAACGCAACTGGCTTTATCATGCCGTTTGATAAACGCTTCAAGCAAGATATCATTGTAGAAAATAAAAATTTAAACAACTCTCACCTTGGCGATATCGTGTTAGCAAAGCTTTTACCGCTTAAGAAAAAACGCCAAAGCGCTAAGATAGTGATGAGTCTAAAGCTTGCAAATGAGACAAGTGTGGTCTATACAAAACGCTTTGGAGCGGCCATTTTAGGAGTAAATTTAAAAACTGGACTAAGCACGACCTTAAAAGCGACGCAAAAAAGCCTAAAGATGCTCCCACTTAGGACGCTACTAAAGATAAATAACCTAAACAACGAGATAGTTGAGGTTTTAGGAAATTTAGAAGACCCATTAAGCGATGAGAAAATTTCGCTTGCTATTTATAATAAAAACGATAAATTTAGCGAGGCCTGCGAGCTTGAGGCAAAGGCTTTTGGCGACGAAGTCGATGCTAGCATGTATCCAAATAGAGTTGATCTAAGAAATTTAGAGTTTTGTACGATCGATCCAGTCGATGCCAAAGACTTTGACGATGCCATATATTTTGATGAGAAAAAGCGAGAAATTTATGTCGCAATCGCTGATGTAAGCGAGTATGTGACCGCATATAGCGCTATTGACAGCGAGGCTAAAAAAAGAGGCTTTTCTATCTACTTTCCGCACATTTCAGTGCCGATGTTGCCACGCGCGCTAAGTGAAAATATCTGCTCGCTAAAGCCAGATGTGCCGCGCCTTGCATTTTGCTTTAAAATTTCACTTGATGCGAATAATGAGGTAAAAAAAGAGGAGCTTTTTGAAGCGATCATCCTTTCAAAAAGGCGCTTTAACTACGACGAGATCGATGAAATTTTAGAAGGCAAAAGAGAGTGTGAAATTTCATGGGTCAAGCTACTTTTTAAACTTACCACAAAGCTTCGCAAAAAAAGGCTTTTGCATGCATTTGAATTTAGGACAAAAGAGCTGAGAATGAGTCTTGATGAAGAGGGTCAAATTTTACAAACTAGATTTGAAAGCGACTCTGACTCACATAGACTTGTCGAGGACTGCATGCTTTTAGCGAACAAAGCTGCCGCAAAGCTCATCACAAAAGGCGTTTTTAGAAACCATGCTTCGCCTGATTTTAAAAAGATAGATACATTACTTGAAGATTTGCAACTTTTGGGGCTTGACTTTACTTATGAAAACGATCTTGCAAATTTAATAAGAAAAGTACAGCTAAAAGCCGATGAACTTGGTAACCGCGAAGAGATAGATAAGCTCATCATCAAGTCTCAAAAAAAAGCTGAGTACTCAAGTGAAAATTTAGGTCACTTTGGGCTTGGATTTGATAGATACACGCACTTTACAAGCCCTATTAGACGCTATTCTGATCTCATTTTACACAGACTTTTAAAGGCTAAAATTTCAAAAGATGACAAGCTTTACAACTTTTTGCTTTTAAACATCCAAAGCACCTGCGCAAATTTAAGCGAGCTTGAAAGAGAGGCCGACAAGGTAGCCTACGACTTTATGGATAGGAAATTTGCACGCTGGGCAGCCGCAAACATCGGCAAAGAGGTGCGCTGCTATGTGAGCGAAAACCAAAATGTCTTGGTTGCTAAGCTTGATGATTATTTTGTCGGAGCTAGGATTTTTATAACAGGATACAGCGCAAATTTACTTCAAAAGCTTGTCGTAAAGATCACAGAGGCCGACATCGCAAGTGCTAAAATTTTTGCAAAAGTGGTAAGAAAGATCGATGTATAG